A stretch of Pomacea canaliculata isolate SZHN2017 linkage group LG6, ASM307304v1, whole genome shotgun sequence DNA encodes these proteins:
- the LOC112566038 gene encoding phospholipase D1-like isoform X2: protein MAQADGTTPHIRDTTVEFLRSFSVVEYDSEAEEDFDVLSPIPDTVDGNTVHNSIELENKEPIIPFRTIFKPAGAYDSYDSTKKENFWVCNAPININITCFEHDDHVINPYRYTIVVKHAEQEWTVHKRYKHFRQLHDALALFRAKHRIPFPRTGERRERQKTLRKELRDQGSVRFPLRPDTLIKKENINARMKQLECYLQNLLQCKSYRNHPETLKFFEVSHLSFVSRLGPKNKEGMVKKCSGGRRISIGCCGCLQKVHFAGTWNRRWLVLKDTCLAYIRPEDGVISDVMLMDGDFRVESGMAATGAKHGVLISNLNRNLLIKCWTSRKAREWAESIKRTAHEHAKDFTEPKRFNSFAPVREDSYARWFVDAKSYFEAVADALEKAKEEIYITDWWLSPEIYMKRPIVDGDRWRLDKILKRKAEEGVMVFILLYKEVEAALMIKSIYSKQILMQHPNIKVLRHPDHIPGKGVLLWAHHEKLVAVDQQIAFLGGIDLCYGRWDDAQHRLTDLGSIILKAQSSVSVSTKAEHSIVTDMTEIADEHKSCDTPVSQRMPSGKTSSKKSLQAVADHHDVDVVMPLSQPQQTEDSSENLPTKTERETSSQAKDSVDVNAKPSTEHVFASVVVHERRQTTDSHSQSTQDEDYQEKAASVTTASKGDASDGTDSALGSRSASADSKSSVASTGKKHLWARANGRPDLRLQIPKQGTSQLAFDSLEVDGMDSFDANKKMEPSCVSNGTNLEDTRLRSCSSTSEASKTSDSVLIDRIEREKVENTSAAMNGASGHDTVDFVKAARVMKVFNKLNHNKEEQNNNEGHSDSGHGDALHADGNQARRRWKLVINVQKFESVARHTQIPENIPAELLTPRPPSSAKEAKHWIPHSFRQKVHNRFKSERKSDYELSGIDSMNNEHEDKELWGVMRRTHSEQDILERGLEGSTKLWIGKDYVNFIYKDFVQLHQPFEDFIDRRKCPRMPWHDIGAVVYGKAARDVARHFIGRWNFTKLKKYKRNVNFPLLLPKQHSKMNVSQGIKDITYPVRCQILRSICGWSGGIEHVETSIHEAYEFCIENAKHYIYIENQFFITQVEASDYSDVSNHIGTALYKRILRAHRNKEDFKVYVMMPLMPAFEGEFGTPTGVALQAVTHWNYASICRGSNSLFEKLSTGEVPEPNKYIVFCGLRKWDQLNGKLVTELIYVHSKVMIIDDNTVIIGSANINDRSMLGKRDSELAVMIEDTVRERVIHKGRVLEPGRFGSSLRHTIFREHLGLSENDTEVDLMDLTSDSFFKEVWFSQAENNTSIFEKVFRCLPTDQVQNFQKLKQYTSEVNLATSDPKEAMAQLSRVKGHIVRLPLKFLCDENLTPKVGQKEALLPSYLWT from the exons AGAACAAAGAGCCCATCATTCCATTCAGGACTATATTTAAGCCAGCTGGCGCCTATGACAGCTATGACAGCACCAAAAAAGAGAATTTCTGGGTTTGTAATGCTCCCATCAATATTAACATTACATGCTTTGAACACGATGATCATGTCATCAACCCTTATAG ATACACCATTGTAGTCAAGCATGCTGAGCAGGAATGGACAGTGCATAAGCGATACAAACACTTCAGGCAGTTGCATGATGCACTAGCTCTGTTCCGAGCCAAGCACCGCATCCCTTTTCCACGAACTGGCGA GCGTCGGGAAAGACAGAAGACGCTAAGAAAAGAATTGCGAGACCAAGGGAGTGTTCGGTTCCCATTGCGACCAGATACATTAATCAAGAAGGAGAATATAAATGCACGAATG AAACAGCTTGAATGTTATCTGCAAAACCTCCTTCAGTGCAAGTCATACAGAAATCACCCAGAAACT CTAAAGTTCTTTGAAGTAAGCCATCTGTCATTTGTGTCCCGTTTGGGGCCAAAGAACAAGGAAGGGATGGTCAAGAAATGTTCTGGAGGTCGACGAATCAGCATAGGGTGCTGTGGTTGTCTTCAGAAGGTTCATTTTGCTGGCACCTGGAACCGTAG GTGGCTGGTTCTGAAGGACACATGCTTAGCCTATATTCGACCAGAAGATGGCGTAATCAGTGATGTGATGCTCATGGATGGAGACTTCAGGGTGGAGTCTGGAATGGCAGCAACAGGTGCTAAACATGGAGTTCTGATTTCCAACTTGAACAG AAACCTCCTGATTAAGTGCTGGACTTCTCGAAAAGCAAGAGAATGGGCAGAAAGCATTAAAAGAACTGCTCATGAACATGCCAAAGATTTCACAGAGCCAAAACGTTTCAATTCCTTTGCACCTGTTAGAGAAGATTCTTATGCACGATG GTTTGTGGATGCAAAATCATACTTTGAGGCTGTAGCAGATGCATTAGAAAAGGCTAAAGAAGAAATCTACATTACTGATTGGTG gTTAAGTCCAGAGATATACATGAAAAGACCAATAGTAGATGGAGACCGCTGGAGGCTGGATAAAATTCTGAAGCGTAAAGCA GAAGAAGGTGTCATGGTATTTATTCTGCTTTACAAGGAGGTGGAGGCAGCTCTCATGATTAAGAGTATCTACAGCAAGCAGATCTTGATGCAGCACCCGAACATCAAG GTCCTTCGACACCCAGATCACATTCCTGGTAAAGGAGTTTTGCTGTGGGCACACCATGAGAAACTTGTTGCAGTTGATCAGCAGATTGCCTTCCTTGGTGGCATTGATCTTTGCTATGGGCGATGGGATGATGCACAGCACAG actgactgacttGGGCTCTATCATCCTCAAAGCCCAATCCTCAGTCTCAGTTAGCACAAAAGCAGAACATTCCATTGTGACAGACATGACTGAG ATAGCAGATGAACACAAAAGTTGTGACACTCCTGTTTCCCAACGTATGCCTTCTGGGAAAACTTCTTCAAAAAAGTCTTTACAGGCAGTGGCTGATCATCACGATGTAGATGTTGTCATGCCGTTGTCACAACCACAACAGACTGAGGACTCTTCTGAAAACTTACcaacaaagacagagagagaaacaagttCGCAAGCAAAGGATTCTGTTGATGTAAATGCTAAACCTTCCACAGAACATGTATTTGCCAGTGTGGTAGTGCATGAGAGAAGGCAAACAACAGATTCACATTCACAGTCCACCCAAGATGAGGATTATCAAGAGAAGGCTGCTAGTGTTACTACTGCATCTAAGGGTGATGCATCAGATGGAACAGATTCAGCATTAGGCAGCAGGTCAGCATCTGCTGATTCTAAGTCCTCAGTAGCTAGTACTGGCAAGAAACATCTTTGGGCTCGGGCTAATGGCAGACCTGACCTGAGACTGCAGATTCCTAAGCAAGGCACCTCCCAACTTGCTTTTGATTCTTTGGAAGTTGATGGAATGGACAGTTTTGATGCGAATAAGAAAATGGAACCTTCCTGTGTTTCAAATGGTACAAACTTAGAGGACACCAGACTTAGGTCCTGCAGCAGCACATCTGAAGCTTCTAAAACCTCAGATTCTGTGTTGATTGACAGAATAGAACGGGAAAAGGTAGAAAATACTTCTGCTGCAATGAATGGTGCATCAGGTCATGACACCGTGGACTTTGTAAAAGCAGCCAGGGTTATGAAAGTATTTAACAAACTGAATCACAACAAAGAGGAGCAAAATAACAACGAAGGCCATTCTGATTCTGGCCACGGAGATGCACTTCATGCTGATGGAAACCAGGCGCGAAG GCGATGGAAGTTGGTTATCAATGTTCAGAAATTTGAATCTGTTGCTCGGCATACTCAAATACCAGAAAATATTCCTGCAGAACTTTTGACTCCAAGGCCACCAAGTTCTGCGAAGGAAGCGAAACAT TGGATACCACATTCTTTTCGTCAGAAGGTACATAACAGATTCAAGAGTGAACGTAAAAGTGACTATGAACTAAGTGGAATTGACTCCATGAA CAATGAACATGAAGACAAAGAGCTATGGGGGGTGATGCGTCGAACCCACAGTGAACAGGACATCTTAGAACGGGGACTTGAGGGCTCAACAAAACTGTGGATTGGCAAAGATTATGTCAACTTTATCTACAAAGACTTTGTCCAACTTCACCAGCCTTTTGAAG attttatagATCGAAGAAAATGCCCCAGAATGCCATGGCATGATATTGGTGCAGTAGTGTATGGGAAAGCCGCCAGAGATGTTGCAAGACATTTTATTGGTCGCTGGAATTTTACGAAG CTGAAAAAGTATAAACGCAATGTAAACTTTCCCCTCCTGCTGCCCAAGCAGCATTCAAAGATGAATGTATCACAGGGCATCAAGGATATAACTTACCCCGTTAGATGTCAGATCCTACGCAGCATCTGTGGGTGGTCCGGTGGCATTGAGCATGTGGAGACATCAATCCATGAAGCATACGAGTTTTGCATCGAAAATGCTAAACACTACATCTACATAGAG AATCAGTTCTTTATAACCCAAGTTGAAGCCAGCGACTATTCTGATGTATCAAATCACATCGGTACAGCTCTGTACAAACGTATTCTGCGAGCTCATCG GAATAAAGAAGATTTCAAGGTATACGTCATGATGCCGTTGATGCCAGCATTTGAAGGGGAGTTTGGAACACCAACTGGTGTTGCACTGCAGGCAGTAACTCATTGGAACTATGCCTCAATCTGTCGTGGAAGTAACTCCCTATTCGAAAAGTTATCCACTGGTGAAG TGCCTGAACCAAACAAGTACATTGTGTTTTGTGGACTTCGTAAGTGGGATCAGCTCAATGGAAAACTG GTGACAGAGCTCATCTATGTGCACAGCAAGGTCATGATTATTGATGACAACACTGTCATCATTGGTTCTGCCAACATCAATGATCGCAGCATGCTTGGAAAGAGAGACTCGGAACTGGCTGTCATGATCGAAGATACAGTACGGGAAAGGGTTATACACAAAGGTCGTGTTCTGGAGCCTGGTCGATTTGGTTCCTCTCTCCGACACACAATTTTCAG aGAGCATCTTGGCCTTTCTGAGAATGACACAGAAGTAGATCTGATGGATTTGACTTCTGACTCCTTCTTCAAAGAAGTGTGGTTTAGCCAGGCAGAGAATAATACGTCAATTTTTGAGAAG GTTTTCCGATGTCTTCCAACGGACCAAGtccaaaattttcaaaagttgAAGCAGTACACTTCAGAAGTTAATCTTGCAACTTCTGACCCTAAAGAAGCCATGGCACAGTTGTCAAGGGTGAAAGGTCATATTGTACGTCTACctttaaagtttttgtgtgaTGAGAACTTGACCCCAAAAGTTGGTCAAAAAGAAGCCCTTTTGCCATCATACTTGTGGACCTAA
- the LOC112566038 gene encoding phospholipase D1-like isoform X1, with amino-acid sequence MAQADGTTPHIRDTTVEFLRSFSVVEYDSEAEEDFDVLSPIPDTVDGNTVHNSIELENKEPIIPFRTIFKPAGAYDSYDSTKKENFWVCNAPININITCFEHDDHVINPYRYTIVVKHAEQEWTVHKRYKHFRQLHDALALFRAKHRIPFPRTGERRERQKTLRKELRDQGSVRFPLRPDTLIKKENINARMKQLECYLQNLLQCKSYRNHPETLKFFEVSHLSFVSRLGPKNKEGMVKKCSGGRRISIGCCGCLQKVHFAGTWNRRWLVLKDTCLAYIRPEDGVISDVMLMDGDFRVESGMAATGAKHGVLISNLNRNLLIKCWTSRKAREWAESIKRTAHEHAKDFTEPKRFNSFAPVREDSYARWFVDAKSYFEAVADALEKAKEEIYITDWWLSPEIYMKRPIVDGDRWRLDKILKRKAEEGVMVFILLYKEVEAALMIKSIYSKQILMQHPNIKVLRHPDHIPGKGVLLWAHHEKLVAVDQQIAFLGGIDLCYGRWDDAQHRLTDLGSIILKAQSSVSVSTKAEHSIVTDMTEIADEHKSCDTPVSQRMPSGKTSSKKSLQAVADHHDVDVVMPLSQPQQTEDSSENLPTKTERETSSQAKDSVDVNAKPSTEHVFASVVVHERRQTTDSHSQSTQDEDYQEKAASVTTASKGDASDGTDSALGSRSASADSKSSVASTGKKHLWARANGRPDLRLQIPKQGTSQLAFDSLEVDGMDSFDANKKMEPSCVSNGTNLEDTRLRSCSSTSEASKTSDSVLIDRIEREKVENTSAAMNGASGHDTVDFVKAARVMKVFNKLNHNKEEQNNNEGHSDSGHGDALHADGNQARRFSDSPWRWKLVINVQKFESVARHTQIPENIPAELLTPRPPSSAKEAKHWIPHSFRQKVHNRFKSERKSDYELSGIDSMNNEHEDKELWGVMRRTHSEQDILERGLEGSTKLWIGKDYVNFIYKDFVQLHQPFEDFIDRRKCPRMPWHDIGAVVYGKAARDVARHFIGRWNFTKLKKYKRNVNFPLLLPKQHSKMNVSQGIKDITYPVRCQILRSICGWSGGIEHVETSIHEAYEFCIENAKHYIYIENQFFITQVEASDYSDVSNHIGTALYKRILRAHRNKEDFKVYVMMPLMPAFEGEFGTPTGVALQAVTHWNYASICRGSNSLFEKLSTGEVPEPNKYIVFCGLRKWDQLNGKLVTELIYVHSKVMIIDDNTVIIGSANINDRSMLGKRDSELAVMIEDTVRERVIHKGRVLEPGRFGSSLRHTIFREHLGLSENDTEVDLMDLTSDSFFKEVWFSQAENNTSIFEKVFRCLPTDQVQNFQKLKQYTSEVNLATSDPKEAMAQLSRVKGHIVRLPLKFLCDENLTPKVGQKEALLPSYLWT; translated from the exons AGAACAAAGAGCCCATCATTCCATTCAGGACTATATTTAAGCCAGCTGGCGCCTATGACAGCTATGACAGCACCAAAAAAGAGAATTTCTGGGTTTGTAATGCTCCCATCAATATTAACATTACATGCTTTGAACACGATGATCATGTCATCAACCCTTATAG ATACACCATTGTAGTCAAGCATGCTGAGCAGGAATGGACAGTGCATAAGCGATACAAACACTTCAGGCAGTTGCATGATGCACTAGCTCTGTTCCGAGCCAAGCACCGCATCCCTTTTCCACGAACTGGCGA GCGTCGGGAAAGACAGAAGACGCTAAGAAAAGAATTGCGAGACCAAGGGAGTGTTCGGTTCCCATTGCGACCAGATACATTAATCAAGAAGGAGAATATAAATGCACGAATG AAACAGCTTGAATGTTATCTGCAAAACCTCCTTCAGTGCAAGTCATACAGAAATCACCCAGAAACT CTAAAGTTCTTTGAAGTAAGCCATCTGTCATTTGTGTCCCGTTTGGGGCCAAAGAACAAGGAAGGGATGGTCAAGAAATGTTCTGGAGGTCGACGAATCAGCATAGGGTGCTGTGGTTGTCTTCAGAAGGTTCATTTTGCTGGCACCTGGAACCGTAG GTGGCTGGTTCTGAAGGACACATGCTTAGCCTATATTCGACCAGAAGATGGCGTAATCAGTGATGTGATGCTCATGGATGGAGACTTCAGGGTGGAGTCTGGAATGGCAGCAACAGGTGCTAAACATGGAGTTCTGATTTCCAACTTGAACAG AAACCTCCTGATTAAGTGCTGGACTTCTCGAAAAGCAAGAGAATGGGCAGAAAGCATTAAAAGAACTGCTCATGAACATGCCAAAGATTTCACAGAGCCAAAACGTTTCAATTCCTTTGCACCTGTTAGAGAAGATTCTTATGCACGATG GTTTGTGGATGCAAAATCATACTTTGAGGCTGTAGCAGATGCATTAGAAAAGGCTAAAGAAGAAATCTACATTACTGATTGGTG gTTAAGTCCAGAGATATACATGAAAAGACCAATAGTAGATGGAGACCGCTGGAGGCTGGATAAAATTCTGAAGCGTAAAGCA GAAGAAGGTGTCATGGTATTTATTCTGCTTTACAAGGAGGTGGAGGCAGCTCTCATGATTAAGAGTATCTACAGCAAGCAGATCTTGATGCAGCACCCGAACATCAAG GTCCTTCGACACCCAGATCACATTCCTGGTAAAGGAGTTTTGCTGTGGGCACACCATGAGAAACTTGTTGCAGTTGATCAGCAGATTGCCTTCCTTGGTGGCATTGATCTTTGCTATGGGCGATGGGATGATGCACAGCACAG actgactgacttGGGCTCTATCATCCTCAAAGCCCAATCCTCAGTCTCAGTTAGCACAAAAGCAGAACATTCCATTGTGACAGACATGACTGAG ATAGCAGATGAACACAAAAGTTGTGACACTCCTGTTTCCCAACGTATGCCTTCTGGGAAAACTTCTTCAAAAAAGTCTTTACAGGCAGTGGCTGATCATCACGATGTAGATGTTGTCATGCCGTTGTCACAACCACAACAGACTGAGGACTCTTCTGAAAACTTACcaacaaagacagagagagaaacaagttCGCAAGCAAAGGATTCTGTTGATGTAAATGCTAAACCTTCCACAGAACATGTATTTGCCAGTGTGGTAGTGCATGAGAGAAGGCAAACAACAGATTCACATTCACAGTCCACCCAAGATGAGGATTATCAAGAGAAGGCTGCTAGTGTTACTACTGCATCTAAGGGTGATGCATCAGATGGAACAGATTCAGCATTAGGCAGCAGGTCAGCATCTGCTGATTCTAAGTCCTCAGTAGCTAGTACTGGCAAGAAACATCTTTGGGCTCGGGCTAATGGCAGACCTGACCTGAGACTGCAGATTCCTAAGCAAGGCACCTCCCAACTTGCTTTTGATTCTTTGGAAGTTGATGGAATGGACAGTTTTGATGCGAATAAGAAAATGGAACCTTCCTGTGTTTCAAATGGTACAAACTTAGAGGACACCAGACTTAGGTCCTGCAGCAGCACATCTGAAGCTTCTAAAACCTCAGATTCTGTGTTGATTGACAGAATAGAACGGGAAAAGGTAGAAAATACTTCTGCTGCAATGAATGGTGCATCAGGTCATGACACCGTGGACTTTGTAAAAGCAGCCAGGGTTATGAAAGTATTTAACAAACTGAATCACAACAAAGAGGAGCAAAATAACAACGAAGGCCATTCTGATTCTGGCCACGGAGATGCACTTCATGCTGATGGAAACCAGGCGCGAAG GTTTTCAGATTCACCATG GCGATGGAAGTTGGTTATCAATGTTCAGAAATTTGAATCTGTTGCTCGGCATACTCAAATACCAGAAAATATTCCTGCAGAACTTTTGACTCCAAGGCCACCAAGTTCTGCGAAGGAAGCGAAACAT TGGATACCACATTCTTTTCGTCAGAAGGTACATAACAGATTCAAGAGTGAACGTAAAAGTGACTATGAACTAAGTGGAATTGACTCCATGAA CAATGAACATGAAGACAAAGAGCTATGGGGGGTGATGCGTCGAACCCACAGTGAACAGGACATCTTAGAACGGGGACTTGAGGGCTCAACAAAACTGTGGATTGGCAAAGATTATGTCAACTTTATCTACAAAGACTTTGTCCAACTTCACCAGCCTTTTGAAG attttatagATCGAAGAAAATGCCCCAGAATGCCATGGCATGATATTGGTGCAGTAGTGTATGGGAAAGCCGCCAGAGATGTTGCAAGACATTTTATTGGTCGCTGGAATTTTACGAAG CTGAAAAAGTATAAACGCAATGTAAACTTTCCCCTCCTGCTGCCCAAGCAGCATTCAAAGATGAATGTATCACAGGGCATCAAGGATATAACTTACCCCGTTAGATGTCAGATCCTACGCAGCATCTGTGGGTGGTCCGGTGGCATTGAGCATGTGGAGACATCAATCCATGAAGCATACGAGTTTTGCATCGAAAATGCTAAACACTACATCTACATAGAG AATCAGTTCTTTATAACCCAAGTTGAAGCCAGCGACTATTCTGATGTATCAAATCACATCGGTACAGCTCTGTACAAACGTATTCTGCGAGCTCATCG GAATAAAGAAGATTTCAAGGTATACGTCATGATGCCGTTGATGCCAGCATTTGAAGGGGAGTTTGGAACACCAACTGGTGTTGCACTGCAGGCAGTAACTCATTGGAACTATGCCTCAATCTGTCGTGGAAGTAACTCCCTATTCGAAAAGTTATCCACTGGTGAAG TGCCTGAACCAAACAAGTACATTGTGTTTTGTGGACTTCGTAAGTGGGATCAGCTCAATGGAAAACTG GTGACAGAGCTCATCTATGTGCACAGCAAGGTCATGATTATTGATGACAACACTGTCATCATTGGTTCTGCCAACATCAATGATCGCAGCATGCTTGGAAAGAGAGACTCGGAACTGGCTGTCATGATCGAAGATACAGTACGGGAAAGGGTTATACACAAAGGTCGTGTTCTGGAGCCTGGTCGATTTGGTTCCTCTCTCCGACACACAATTTTCAG aGAGCATCTTGGCCTTTCTGAGAATGACACAGAAGTAGATCTGATGGATTTGACTTCTGACTCCTTCTTCAAAGAAGTGTGGTTTAGCCAGGCAGAGAATAATACGTCAATTTTTGAGAAG GTTTTCCGATGTCTTCCAACGGACCAAGtccaaaattttcaaaagttgAAGCAGTACACTTCAGAAGTTAATCTTGCAACTTCTGACCCTAAAGAAGCCATGGCACAGTTGTCAAGGGTGAAAGGTCATATTGTACGTCTACctttaaagtttttgtgtgaTGAGAACTTGACCCCAAAAGTTGGTCAAAAAGAAGCCCTTTTGCCATCATACTTGTGGACCTAA